The Spirosoma foliorum genome has a window encoding:
- a CDS encoding sugar transferase, whose amino-acid sequence MQASTNGKTFQLYLAYDVQSKPRNRQWLLAGIKKRTFDLAVASLVTVVVLMWLIPLLILAIKLTSPGPPLFIQLRTGRNGRVFPCLKFRTMTYDRNAQFRQATRNDQRVTRLGKFLRRTNLDEMPQFLNVLMGHMSIVGPRPHPLPLDAEHWHTLPGYKERYAVRPGITGLAQARGARGETDELYKMKQRVRYDHLYIRRQSSRLDAKICWWTIKSAILGNKNAW is encoded by the coding sequence TCAAAGCCACGAAACAGACAGTGGCTACTGGCTGGCATCAAAAAGAGGACCTTTGACCTCGCCGTTGCCAGTCTGGTAACGGTAGTGGTTCTTATGTGGCTTATTCCTCTACTAATTCTAGCGATAAAATTAACTTCACCAGGGCCACCCTTATTTATTCAGTTGCGAACGGGTCGGAATGGTCGCGTATTTCCATGTCTGAAATTTCGAACAATGACGTATGATCGTAATGCTCAATTTCGTCAGGCAACGCGCAATGACCAGCGGGTAACTCGCCTTGGAAAGTTTCTGCGACGAACGAATCTCGATGAAATGCCGCAGTTTCTGAATGTACTGATGGGACATATGAGTATTGTCGGGCCTCGTCCGCATCCATTACCGCTAGATGCTGAGCATTGGCATACACTACCTGGTTACAAAGAACGTTACGCTGTCCGTCCCGGTATTACCGGCTTAGCCCAGGCAAGAGGAGCACGAGGTGAAACCGACGAGTTGTATAAAATGAAACAACGCGTACGCTACGATCATTTGTACATCCGTCGCCAGTCGTCTCGCCTGGATGCGAAAATTTGTTGGTGGACAATTAAATCAGCCATCTTAGGAAATAAAAATGCCTGGTAG